The following are from one region of the Bradyrhizobium sediminis genome:
- a CDS encoding acetyl-CoA carboxylase biotin carboxyl carrier protein subunit, which translates to MPEIKIVTEVAGRVCALPVEIGGSVGDGDDIAFVEAMKMEIPVASPAAGKLKLILVSVDDVVAEGQVLAVIET; encoded by the coding sequence ATGCCAGAAATCAAGATTGTGACCGAAGTGGCCGGACGCGTTTGCGCGCTGCCCGTTGAAATCGGCGGCAGCGTCGGCGATGGCGACGATATCGCCTTCGTCGAAGCCATGAAGATGGAAATCCCCGTCGCCTCGCCTGCAGCGGGCAAGCTCAAGCTCATTCTCGTCAGCGTTGACGACGTCGTCGCCGAAGGTCAGGTGCTCGCCGTCATCGAGACGTGA
- a CDS encoding TAXI family TRAP transporter solute-binding subunit: MIRRLMALTPVVVTSVSLLTLPAARAQDVKLPPTMTFTAYDTGTAGFNIAVAVGKMMKDKYGTDLRVLPAGNDVARLAPLRAGRAMSSAMGSGTYFAQEGVFEFGAKEWGPQALQLVLSTVDCNGASLGVAKDTGVKEVKDLKGKRVGFVVGSPALNQNSLAILAFGGLKQSDVKSVEFSSYGAMWKGLLNNDVDAAFATTITGPAKEAETSPRGLVWPPLPHNDSAGWERVQKVGSFFFRHNATCGAGISKEKPIEMGTYPYPIFVVYGSQAPDQVYAVTKAMITGYDVYKDAAAGASGLAADRQTKKWVVPVHPGAVKALKEAGQWSDDQEAHNNALFKRQAVLAAAWADFGKSSPPSDDKEFLASWMKARAAALKKANMPNGFEE, encoded by the coding sequence ATGATCCGTCGCCTGATGGCACTTACGCCTGTCGTTGTCACGAGTGTTTCGCTGCTGACCTTGCCCGCGGCTCGCGCCCAGGACGTCAAGCTGCCGCCGACCATGACGTTCACGGCCTACGACACCGGCACCGCCGGTTTCAATATTGCTGTCGCCGTCGGCAAGATGATGAAGGACAAATACGGCACCGATCTGCGGGTGCTGCCCGCGGGCAATGACGTTGCGCGCCTCGCGCCGCTGCGTGCCGGCCGGGCGATGTCGTCGGCGATGGGCTCCGGCACCTATTTCGCGCAGGAAGGCGTGTTCGAATTCGGCGCCAAAGAATGGGGACCGCAGGCCCTGCAACTGGTGCTGTCCACGGTCGACTGCAACGGCGCCTCGCTCGGCGTGGCGAAGGACACAGGCGTTAAGGAGGTCAAGGACCTCAAGGGCAAGCGCGTCGGATTCGTCGTCGGCTCGCCGGCCTTGAACCAGAACTCGCTGGCGATCCTGGCGTTCGGCGGTCTCAAGCAAAGCGACGTCAAGTCCGTCGAGTTCTCGAGCTACGGCGCGATGTGGAAAGGCCTGCTCAACAACGACGTCGACGCCGCCTTCGCAACCACGATCACGGGCCCGGCGAAGGAAGCCGAGACCTCGCCGCGCGGCCTGGTCTGGCCGCCGCTGCCGCACAACGACAGCGCCGGCTGGGAGCGGGTGCAGAAGGTAGGATCGTTCTTCTTCCGGCATAACGCGACTTGCGGCGCGGGCATTTCCAAGGAAAAGCCGATCGAAATGGGAACCTATCCGTATCCAATCTTCGTGGTTTACGGATCGCAAGCCCCCGACCAGGTCTACGCCGTCACCAAGGCGATGATCACGGGCTACGACGTCTACAAGGACGCCGCCGCCGGTGCGAGCGGGCTCGCAGCCGACAGGCAGACCAAGAAGTGGGTGGTGCCGGTTCATCCCGGCGCGGTGAAGGCGCTCAAGGAAGCCGGCCAGTGGAGCGACGACCAGGAGGCGCACAATAACGCGCTGTTCAAGCGGCAGGCGGTTCTGGCGGCGGCGTGGGCGGATTTCGGCAAATCCAGCCCGCCTTCCGACGACAAGGAATTCCTGGCGAGCTGGATGAAGGCGCGCGCCGCGGCGCTGAAGAAGGCCAACATGCCGAACGGGTTCGAGGAATAG
- a CDS encoding TRAP transporter permease — translation MSTASPTADSEKPAAKRIEFDDPHGSLGNLQEAEVTRVRTLSGGWRWALIVATAATILLCINQQFSLRFFIGYTQLNTEYFYLLIALMLPFTFLIFPGSESSPLDRIPWYDVLFFVVTSGAAVVLMRSVRKAAEAGWEFGGAPMPVIVAGLVMWFVLMEALRRTGGWSLLLSVLPFTVYPLFADAKWLGPFRGTQSSLEQATSYHVLSGESLLGIPIQAFADTVIGFLVFGTALMMTGAGKFFINLAFALCGTFRGGAAKVCIFASGLLGMMSGSIISNVLTAGTMTIPVMKKSGFRASYAGAIEACASTGAVLAPPVMGATAFVIAQFLNVSYADVAIAAIIPAALYYIGLFMQVDSYAARHGLAGIPRSELPRVWDTIKDGWYYIFVIALLVVMLLYFKRESHAPFYATALLLVLNQLFSRESRWRFSTINKFLEVNGRTFVELVGILAGCGLLIGAFSMTGVVSSLANDLLRIAGDNAFLLLVMCAFTSLVLGLGLTTTACYIFLAILVAPALEKLGLNKMAVHMFIFYWGMLSSITPPVAIASFAAAGIAGSPAMKTGWESMWVGSIIYFIPFFFVLNPALVLQGNSPYFEGLGLMALAAFGTLFICGGIQGYQAFVGDLRRAGAMEWPIRVLLVIGGFVIATPGGGIMPISQFQVTSLGLAILVPTVVIARLLMRGQPLVAGQLRVP, via the coding sequence ATGTCGACTGCATCACCGACCGCCGACTCCGAAAAGCCGGCGGCCAAGCGTATCGAGTTCGACGATCCCCACGGCAGCCTCGGCAATTTGCAGGAGGCCGAAGTCACGCGGGTGCGGACCTTGAGCGGCGGCTGGCGCTGGGCGCTGATCGTGGCCACCGCGGCGACGATCCTGCTCTGCATCAACCAGCAATTCTCGCTGCGGTTCTTCATCGGCTACACCCAGCTCAACACCGAATATTTCTATCTGCTGATCGCGCTGATGCTGCCGTTCACCTTCCTGATCTTTCCGGGCTCGGAAAGCTCGCCGCTCGATCGCATCCCCTGGTATGATGTCCTGTTCTTTGTCGTGACTTCCGGCGCCGCCGTCGTGCTGATGCGCAGCGTGCGCAAGGCCGCGGAAGCCGGCTGGGAATTCGGCGGCGCGCCGATGCCGGTGATCGTCGCGGGTCTGGTGATGTGGTTCGTGCTGATGGAGGCGCTGCGTCGCACCGGCGGCTGGAGCTTGCTGCTCAGCGTGCTTCCCTTCACCGTCTATCCGCTGTTTGCCGACGCCAAATGGCTTGGCCCGTTCCGCGGCACCCAGTCGAGCCTCGAACAGGCGACCTCGTATCACGTGCTGTCGGGCGAGAGCCTGCTCGGCATCCCGATCCAGGCGTTCGCCGACACCGTGATCGGCTTTCTGGTGTTCGGCACCGCGCTGATGATGACCGGCGCCGGCAAATTCTTCATCAACCTGGCATTCGCGCTGTGCGGCACGTTCCGTGGCGGCGCCGCCAAGGTCTGCATCTTCGCCAGCGGCCTGCTCGGCATGATGTCCGGCTCGATCATTTCCAACGTGCTGACCGCCGGCACAATGACCATTCCCGTCATGAAGAAGAGCGGCTTCCGCGCCTCCTATGCCGGCGCCATCGAGGCTTGCGCCTCGACCGGCGCCGTACTGGCGCCGCCGGTGATGGGCGCGACCGCCTTCGTGATAGCGCAGTTCCTCAACGTCAGTTACGCCGATGTCGCGATTGCGGCGATCATTCCGGCAGCGCTGTATTATATCGGCCTGTTCATGCAGGTGGATTCCTACGCCGCCCGGCACGGTCTTGCGGGTATTCCGCGATCCGAGCTGCCGCGGGTGTGGGATACCATCAAGGATGGCTGGTACTATATCTTCGTGATCGCGCTGCTGGTCGTCATGCTGCTGTACTTCAAGCGCGAGAGCCATGCGCCGTTCTACGCCACTGCGCTGCTGCTGGTCCTGAATCAGCTGTTTTCCAGGGAAAGCCGCTGGAGGTTTTCGACGATCAACAAGTTCCTCGAGGTCAATGGCCGCACCTTCGTCGAGTTGGTCGGCATTCTCGCCGGCTGCGGCCTTTTGATCGGCGCGTTCTCGATGACCGGCGTGGTCTCCAGCCTCGCCAACGACCTCCTGCGGATCGCCGGCGACAACGCCTTCCTGCTGCTCGTGATGTGCGCCTTCACCAGCCTCGTGCTCGGTCTCGGACTGACGACGACGGCCTGCTACATCTTCCTTGCCATCCTGGTGGCGCCCGCGCTGGAAAAACTCGGCCTCAACAAGATGGCCGTCCACATGTTCATCTTCTACTGGGGCATGCTGTCGTCGATCACCCCACCGGTGGCCATTGCCTCATTCGCCGCGGCCGGCATAGCCGGTTCGCCGGCGATGAAGACCGGATGGGAATCGATGTGGGTCGGCAGCATCATCTACTTCATTCCCTTCTTCTTCGTGCTGAACCCGGCGCTGGTGCTGCAAGGCAACAGCCCCTATTTCGAGGGCCTCGGCCTGATGGCGCTGGCCGCGTTCGGCACCTTGTTCATCTGCGGCGGCATTCAGGGCTATCAGGCGTTCGTCGGCGATCTCCGTCGCGCCGGCGCGATGGAATGGCCGATACGGGTGCTGCTGGTGATCGGCGGCTTCGTGATCGCCACGCCCGGCGGCGGCATCATGCCGATCTCGCAATTCCAGGTCACCAGTCTGGGGCTGGCCATCCTGGTCCCGACGGTCGTGATCGCGCGGCTCCTGATGCGGGGGCAGCCGCTTGTCGCGGGCCAGTTGCGCGTCCCTTGA
- a CDS encoding class I SAM-dependent methyltransferase, producing MGERGDWAREHVLDPVMLGRVGKGRFERALDVGCGEGRFCRMLKAAGVNATGIDPTLQLLETAKRRDPSGDYRPGRAEQLEFDAASFDLVVSYLTLVDIADFRTAVGEMSRVLKPGGTLLIANLSGFTSAGAEQGWVTDDEGRRLHYPVDRYLDEFPFWFEWADIRIENWHRPLTAYMAAFLANGLNLTFFAEPGPVSGEPSRQANFRRAPWFVVMEWQRPANA from the coding sequence ATGGGGGAGCGGGGCGACTGGGCGCGCGAGCATGTGCTCGATCCGGTCATGCTCGGCCGCGTCGGGAAGGGTCGGTTTGAGCGCGCGCTTGATGTTGGTTGCGGTGAGGGCCGCTTTTGCCGAATGCTGAAGGCGGCCGGCGTCAACGCGACGGGGATCGATCCGACGCTGCAATTGCTGGAGACGGCGAAACGACGCGATCCATCCGGCGACTATCGGCCCGGCCGCGCCGAGCAGCTTGAATTCGATGCGGCAAGCTTCGACCTCGTGGTCAGCTATCTGACACTGGTCGACATCGCCGATTTCAGGACGGCCGTCGGCGAAATGTCCAGGGTATTGAAGCCGGGCGGCACACTGCTGATCGCAAACCTCTCCGGCTTTACCTCGGCCGGCGCGGAGCAGGGCTGGGTGACGGACGACGAGGGACGGCGCCTGCATTATCCGGTTGACCGCTATCTCGACGAATTTCCATTCTGGTTCGAGTGGGCGGATATCCGCATCGAGAATTGGCACCGGCCGCTGACCGCCTATATGGCAGCCTTCCTTGCGAACGGGCTCAACCTGACATTCTTCGCCGAGCCTGGACCGGTGTCCGGTGAGCCGTCGCGCCAGGCCAATTTTCGGCGGGCGCCGTGGTTCGTCGTGATGGAATGGCAGCGACCCGCCAACGCCTAG
- a CDS encoding carboxymuconolactone decarboxylase family protein — translation MARIDYCDTSKSNERTKEILGKNRNANIFRMMAHSPSYFEQYCRLGGAIRHKGELDPVVRELAITRTGILCEAPYEIVAHKRIGKNVGVTDEQNEALESWQAATCFSDVQRAALAFADEIVKLKKPTDATFNAIASKLTPAALVELQLSVGFYIMTSKFLETFGIDMQPVTEVVS, via the coding sequence ATGGCCCGCATCGACTATTGCGACACATCGAAATCGAACGAGCGCACCAAGGAAATTCTCGGCAAGAACCGCAACGCCAATATCTTCCGGATGATGGCGCATTCGCCGAGCTATTTCGAACAGTACTGCCGGCTCGGCGGCGCGATCCGGCACAAGGGCGAACTCGATCCGGTGGTGCGGGAACTCGCGATCACGCGCACCGGAATCCTGTGCGAGGCGCCCTACGAGATCGTCGCGCACAAGCGCATCGGCAAGAATGTCGGCGTCACCGACGAGCAGAACGAGGCGCTGGAGAGCTGGCAGGCCGCGACCTGTTTCAGCGACGTGCAGCGCGCCGCGCTGGCCTTCGCCGACGAGATCGTCAAGCTGAAGAAGCCGACCGATGCGACCTTCAATGCCATCGCGTCAAAACTGACGCCGGCAGCATTGGTCGAGTTGCAGCTCTCGGTCGGTTTCTACATCATGACGTCGAAGTTCCTGGAAACCTTTGGCATCGACATGCAGCCGGTGACGGAAGTGGTGAGCTGA
- a CDS encoding Zn-ribbon domain-containing OB-fold protein, which yields MSDKLADWTTGAEAIVYQACAACGNLQYFRRSFCCACGAPDPAEKAASGEGTVYATSLVCRAATPETRAHVPYNIVLVDTAEGFRMMAHGDNDLAIGDKVTARFAPFAGRLVPYFEKAK from the coding sequence ATGAGCGACAAACTCGCCGACTGGACCACGGGCGCCGAAGCGATCGTCTATCAGGCCTGTGCGGCCTGCGGGAATCTGCAATACTTTCGCCGCAGCTTCTGCTGCGCCTGCGGCGCGCCGGACCCGGCGGAGAAAGCCGCGAGCGGCGAGGGGACGGTCTACGCAACCTCGCTGGTGTGTCGCGCCGCCACGCCGGAGACCCGCGCGCATGTGCCTTACAACATCGTGCTGGTCGATACCGCGGAGGGCTTTCGCATGATGGCCCACGGCGACAATGATCTCGCCATCGGCGACAAGGTCACCGCGCGGTTCGCGCCGTTTGCCGGGCGCCTGGTTCCGTATTTCGAGAAGGCGAAGTGA
- a CDS encoding thiolase family protein: MSFITGVGLTAYGRHEGSSSLDLMSKAAQLAITDAGLRRSEIDGILCGYSTVAPHIMLATVFAEHFGIKPSYAHAVQVGGATGLAMTMLAHQLVEAGVVRHVLVVSGENRLTGQSRDASILALAQVGHPEYEVPLGPTIPAYYGLVASRYMHEYGVTEGDLAEFAVLMRKHALTHPGAQFHDPITVADVMASKPVAMPLKLLDCCPVSDGGAAFVVSREPTSGIGVRVRGCAQAHTHQHVTAAPALSELGAEIAIAKAKQAAGVAISDVRYAAVYDSFTITLAMLLEDLGLAKRGEAAARVRSGHFSQDGAVPLNTHGGLLSYGHCGVGGAMAHLVETHLQMTGRAGNRQVRDASMALLHGDGGVLSSHVSMFLERVR; the protein is encoded by the coding sequence ATGAGCTTCATCACCGGCGTCGGACTGACCGCGTACGGCAGGCATGAGGGCTCATCCTCGCTCGACCTCATGAGCAAGGCGGCGCAGCTGGCGATTACCGATGCGGGGCTGCGGCGCAGCGAGATCGACGGCATTCTCTGCGGCTACTCCACGGTCGCCCCGCACATCATGCTTGCAACCGTGTTCGCAGAGCATTTCGGCATCAAGCCGTCTTACGCTCACGCCGTGCAAGTTGGCGGCGCCACCGGGCTCGCCATGACGATGCTGGCGCATCAGCTGGTCGAGGCCGGCGTAGTCAGGCACGTGCTGGTCGTGTCGGGCGAGAACCGGCTGACCGGGCAGAGCCGCGACGCGTCGATTCTGGCGCTGGCGCAGGTCGGGCATCCCGAATACGAGGTGCCGCTGGGGCCGACCATCCCGGCCTATTACGGCCTCGTCGCCTCGCGCTACATGCACGAATACGGCGTGACCGAGGGCGACCTTGCCGAATTCGCGGTGCTGATGCGCAAGCATGCGCTGACCCATCCCGGCGCGCAATTTCATGATCCGATCACGGTCGCGGACGTGATGGCCTCGAAGCCGGTGGCGATGCCGCTGAAACTGCTGGATTGCTGCCCGGTGTCGGATGGCGGCGCGGCCTTCGTGGTCAGCCGTGAACCGACCAGCGGGATCGGCGTGCGGGTGAGGGGCTGCGCGCAGGCGCATACCCATCAGCATGTCACGGCAGCGCCCGCCTTGAGCGAACTCGGCGCCGAGATTGCGATTGCAAAGGCAAAACAGGCCGCCGGCGTCGCGATATCGGATGTGCGCTACGCCGCGGTCTACGACAGTTTTACGATCACGCTGGCGATGCTGCTGGAGGACCTCGGCCTGGCCAAGCGCGGTGAGGCGGCGGCGCGGGTGCGCTCCGGGCATTTCAGCCAAGACGGCGCGGTGCCGCTCAATACCCATGGCGGTCTGCTCAGCTACGGCCATTGCGGCGTCGGCGGCGCGATGGCGCATCTGGTCGAAACCCACCTGCAGATGACGGGGCGAGCCGGCAATCGCCAGGTGCGCGATGCCTCGATGGCGCTGCTGCACGGCGACGGCGGCGTGCTGTCGTCGCATGTCAGCATGTTCCTGGAGCGGGTGCGATGA
- a CDS encoding acyl-CoA dehydrogenase family protein, with the protein MDFALSANQESIRDAVGKICARFDDAYWLKKDKEGGYPADFHKALADAGWLGICIPEEYGGSGLGITDAAIMMRTISESGAGMSGASAVHMNVFGLNPVVVFGAKEQCQRMLPPIVDGRDKSCFAVTEPNTGLNTTQLKTRAVRQGDKYVVNGQKVWISTAQVANKILLLARTTPLEEVKNPTHGLSLFYTDFDKKRVAVHEIEKMGRKPVDSNELFFENFEIPVEDRLGEEGRGFEYILHGMNPERILIAAEAVGLGKVALARAAAYGKSRIVFNRPIGMNQGIQHPLARNWMELEAAWLMVMSAGWQYDQGLPCGPAANAAKYLAAEAGFHACEQAVMTHGGFGYAKEFHVERYLRESLIPRIAPISPQLILSFIAEKVLGLPKSY; encoded by the coding sequence ATGGATTTCGCACTGTCCGCCAACCAGGAATCGATCCGCGACGCCGTCGGCAAGATATGCGCACGCTTCGACGACGCCTACTGGCTGAAGAAGGACAAGGAGGGCGGCTACCCCGCCGACTTCCACAAGGCGCTGGCCGATGCCGGCTGGCTCGGCATCTGCATCCCCGAGGAATATGGCGGCTCGGGTCTCGGCATCACCGACGCTGCGATCATGATGCGGACGATTTCGGAATCCGGCGCCGGCATGTCCGGCGCCTCCGCCGTGCATATGAACGTGTTCGGGCTCAATCCGGTGGTGGTGTTCGGCGCCAAGGAGCAGTGCCAGCGCATGCTGCCGCCGATCGTCGACGGCCGTGACAAATCCTGCTTCGCCGTCACCGAGCCGAATACCGGGCTGAACACCACGCAGTTGAAGACGCGCGCGGTGCGGCAGGGCGACAAGTACGTCGTCAACGGCCAGAAGGTCTGGATCTCCACCGCGCAGGTTGCCAACAAGATATTGTTGCTGGCTCGCACCACGCCGCTGGAAGAGGTGAAGAACCCGACCCACGGTCTGAGCCTGTTCTACACCGATTTCGACAAGAAGCGCGTCGCCGTGCACGAGATCGAGAAGATGGGCCGCAAGCCCGTCGACTCCAACGAACTGTTCTTCGAGAATTTCGAGATCCCGGTCGAGGACCGTCTCGGCGAGGAAGGCCGCGGCTTCGAATATATCCTGCACGGCATGAATCCGGAGCGCATCCTGATCGCCGCCGAAGCGGTGGGCCTGGGCAAGGTGGCGCTGGCGCGCGCCGCCGCCTACGGCAAGAGCCGGATCGTGTTCAACCGCCCGATCGGCATGAACCAGGGGATCCAGCATCCGCTCGCCAGGAACTGGATGGAGCTGGAAGCGGCGTGGCTGATGGTGATGTCGGCTGGCTGGCAATACGACCAGGGCCTGCCGTGCGGCCCGGCGGCCAATGCCGCCAAATACCTCGCCGCCGAAGCCGGCTTCCACGCCTGCGAGCAGGCGGTCATGACCCACGGCGGCTTCGGCTATGCCAAGGAATTCCATGTCGAGCGTTATTTGCGCGAATCCCTGATCCCGCGCATCGCCCCGATCAGCCCGCAGCTCATTCTCAGCTTCATCGCCGAGAAGGTGCTGGGCCTGCCCAAATCGTATTGA